The Procambarus clarkii isolate CNS0578487 chromosome 39, FALCON_Pclarkii_2.0, whole genome shotgun sequence region TTACTTATAGCATGTTGTGATCGAATGGGTTAAGGCAGGCATCTGGAGTGACCAAGAATGATGGTTTGATCCCCATCCTGCTGCAATGATTTTCACAGGGAGGGAGGTAtccaccaccatcctccctccctcaccacacttgtAGCATCTATGATGCCAGTCAGCTGATGTTACACATTTGTCATCAAATTTCACTCAAATGGAAATTTATTCCAACTATATTACAATCTTCAGTATTATGTTTGCTCTGGTAAGACATCttgtcaataaaaaaaaaaaaggcaaattAGTGCAGATAATGCAATAATTGACAATAACATTTCTGACAAAGCTAACCAGCCAGCAATGGTGGTTAAACATGTGTACTGACTATTGGCATGCAAGTCAGTATATTTTTATATCTTTAATTTGTGTATAATTTTGAGTTAATATTGATAGACACTAATACTTGAATAATAGTTTGTTGTACTTTAGTATTTCTGCTAGTTTTAcatattttattaatatttcaCCTTAAACTAAAATTTATTTACATAATGGTGAACATTAATGTGGTGGAAGAAAACTAATCACTTTTGGCTGGTTCtttgtatatattttaaatattgaTATTTTACAAGAATTTGTAAATTATTTTGTCAAATTTAAGTTTGATTAAAAGTTTTAAGCATTGTATAATAGTTTACACTTTTGATTAGGTAAATCATGGATGATGATAGCACTGCCGCCTCTCGATGCTTGGCGACGGCTTGGACGAATAACCCTCACCCAAATGAGCATTTATATGTTCAACTGAACAAGGTGTACTGAACACAATTTGTTTGGACTCGCCAGGAATTCATTAGAGTGAGGATGCACTATATGGTTATAATCCATCCATATGAGTATAttggagcaaaaaaaaaaattcactttACACACCATGAAGTATTTCCATCCTGGGAATGTCTaataacacatgcacacacacacaccaggtacccCCAGAGCAAACTATTCCTGCAAGCACACAGGCACAAATAAACATGCACATAAATGTACACATGTAAATATACATACAAAAAATGCACATGCAAGTTTAGATGCAAGTTGATGTAGACATGCACACTCTACACACAATAAACTTAAATTATTTAATTCAAGAAATTATATAAATTTGAATCAAATGCTCTGGATAAATAACATTAATATAGGAAGATGTGCTCACCATCAGGATCAGGATCACCCTCAGCAGCAACTTGTTCTTCACCTTCACCTCCCGCTGCTGGGTTGCTCGCTGGCTCATCTAAGTTAGGAGGGATGCCATCAACTAGGTACTGGACAGCCGTGTAGGGGTTATTGAAGCTTGCCCTAAGCGCTCGTTCAACCTGAGACCGACAACACCTTACCCTTAGGAAATGGTACTAAATTACCCACTTTGATAAAAAACATTCAATGGAATTCATCCATCAATTTACCTTGTCACTATAATTATAAAATGCCCAAACCAGCTTCTCTAAGCCTCACGAATTTTTTTCCCTAAACATTCAAATACATTTGCAACATATTTATTCAATAAACAAACTTAGTCATGCTCCAAATTAAGAGGCTGGTAAGAATAGTGCCAAATAAGCATTAAGAGAaaactattattttttttaccCCAGGTGGGTACAGATGACGACTTCAGACTTGTTAGCAGACTTTCACAACCTACTAGGTTTTCCTGGAACAAGATCCACCaatcggtttacaaccaggtTACCTTAACTGCTCATGTGTGAACAGTTAACCTTTTGTTCAAAGTTCACCATCCACTATGccatatatatgtatgaatatgATTACATTTATAAAATGTACATTTATAATAAAATCCTGCTCTTGATGTATATTAATTTCCAGATTATTTTTGTTTCTCCTATTTTTGCTAGTCTTAAGCTTTCAATGGTAAATATTATTAATACTGTACTTGAAATAATGTACATACTGTTATTTTTTTTAGAAATGCTTTACCGAGCTTGTACTGTACTATAAATTGCACaaattattttatttacattACTTTGGTAGCATCCATAGACGTAGTGAGTGTACATATACCAACTGTGCATTTTGTGAGTGTGTGCAAGTGTGTGTAAACCATTGTCTGATTGCTAAACCATTGCTAAAGCATTTTCACTGGATATAGCATTACAATATTTTTAAGTTAAAAGTAGATTAGAGGAAACTATTTCAGGTCATAAAATTAATAACAGTAAATAACAGGTTTCCACACAAGTTGTGCATTGGGCATGCAGATTAAAACTGCAAATCTTGGTATGTTGTTGAGCCAGGTCATtataaactatttggatagacttCCACTACTATTTCCACTCAAAAAATGTCTACTATTAGTTTCTTGGGTTAGTTTTACAATAATTTCTGCAAGGAGGTAAAGGGCTTTTAAAATGCAGGGAAAATGATTGATGGCTAATAAGGTTAAAGCCTTAAACTACCAGAAGATCTCGATTGTAAAGAAATTTCCCCCTCATTAGTATTTCTAAATACTTTCCCCCATTGCCAGTATTTCTCTGGATCCAGCaccctgattttttttttttaataataggaGGATAGCCCCAAAATAGTGAAAATGAACCAGGTCCATCAACCTTCCCACAGATCTGTGAACTCTGGCCCTGCATCCTAGGCAAATCTGCACATCAGCCTGGAAAGTGTGCATTGCAATTGGGAAGTTGCTGAATAGAGGTTGCACTAATTTAACTGATGGTACTACATGctcaatatattattattataattcaatGAGTAAACAGTCTCCGTTTTCAAGTCAGTGACCaaataattataaattaaatcTATAAATTTTATCACACAAACTGCAGATACCTTATCTTTAGTACAAGTGAATAGGTGTTGCAAGTGAATAAAAAGTATTGTATTATAAAACCAAAGACACTGCGCATCATTTGTTTGTTTTTAGTAACAAACCAGTCAAATCATTTTGGCATGCTTCTAGTATTatacataaatacaatataaTCGAGTAATTTGCATTATGGAAACAGCACTGACCTGCGACCTCTCGTAGCCCATTTCCATTATATTTTCTACCATACGGTTAAATTCTTCACCCATTACCAGCAAGGACTCAGCACTACCAACAGACCTGGGGAAATTTTGTGATGAATACTATAAACAAAATGATTACATGGTAACCATCCACCTTTCATGAAACAGGATCAACTATGGTTGATGACCAAATTACCCAATCTGGTAGCAAGATTTCATAAATCATACTAACATAACCATTTCTTTGCAATGGTTACACTAATCAAACAATCCCATCCCAAAACATCTGACAGTGAGCCCAGTAAGCAGGTCTTACCAATGTTCAGAAAACAGGCAGTTACCTCTTGGTAAACAAGATAAAATACAATTACTGTACTACACAATTTCAGTTCATAAACTAGCAAGGTTTCAAGTTCACTAAATTAGTACAAAAATTGCTGAAAGCTTACAGTTTACTAAGTGCAAAATATAAGATGAGCAATAAAATTTATTCGATATAAGTTTTTTATTAAAACAAAAGAAAATATAGTGTAGCAGAAAACCTTTTTAACCCTTTCATCGTGGCACTTCTTTCTCAGTCCagttctcctcttatatcaagtgCAGGTATAAAACATGATTTGATATTTGTATTTATTCTAATTTTAGTACAGTATATGACTATCTTCCCAATAGTATCATTTAAAAAACTTGATTTAGGCCCCCAACACTGATACAGTATAGATTTGAAGTACTGTACAGGATAAgtaaaaaaatttaaaatatttccAAATAGAAAACTTGGTCCAAGCACTGTGCTCATAGTtacattaataattaataaaatatttttgtaGATTTATTTGTAAGGAAAATTAAAGATGACTATAAATAAAGTTGGAAATGTAcaaattttataacgaaattacaACCTCTTGTGATTTTTTATTGGCCGATTGATAGCCTTTTCTTTGGAAAATCAGTTTTATAGTGGAAAAACTCGCCGGTTTTTCTTGGGCAATTTGGAATTTTTTAGTGGCCAATTGGAAGTTTTTGGATGGCAATTTGTAGGTTATTATTTGGCGGTTCACAGTTTTTTGTTGTTGTGAGATTTGTTGTTTTTTCGTCGGACATTTTCCTCTATGACCTGGTGTTTGCCTCTATGATGTACCCCTGGATTTTTTTAGTTTGGGTCTTCTTTCCCTTACTGGATGTGTTATGAGATTCCAGAGTCCTTCTGGTTAGTGGACACTCCTCTGTTCTCTTTGGGGGCTTAGCTTTTGTCGTTCCCAAATGCGAGCGTGTTTCAGATGTTTTGGGCAGCCTTTCTTTTGAGTTATTCGAACCTCTCTGTGTCGTCTTGGAACCAGCATCTTCCTCTTTACATGGCTGTTCCCCAATTGCAAGGCCCTCACAGTGGATGCCTATTGACTGGATTGGTCATGCACCTCTTTCTCCTGCTTCAGCTGTTGTGGGCAGGTTGGAGTCCTACCAGGGGAAAGTGGTCCTTCTGGCTCTTTAGTGACCAGTTCagtcttggtttcaggcactgcttgcttggtgtctgaACCCGAGCATTTATGCACGGCTTCAACCCTTTCAGAAGACTGGCCAGGTGACATTTTGATGGTTTAACCTCAGCTCTTCGCATCTGAACTTTTTGGCACTTCTCTATCACCATCGGCGAGTGAGTGGCTACTTTAGTGGTGTCTCACCTGCAGGTTGTCCTCTCGGCAGAAGTATGAGGTTTCTTGGCAATTTTTGCCACTTcctttctctttgtcactgcttttAAGTTCCAAACATGTTTGTTAATTCTCTTGGTTCTCTCTTGGCTTTTTCTTGATTGACATCTCATACCAAATACTGTTGCCACTTATCATGCGGTGTTGGTGGAGCAGCGCAGCTTGTATTCAGCATCAATACTACCTCAgcaccgtttcgcaagctgtctcatgcATTGTTTCAGCTCTGGCTTGCACATGTGCTGTTTAAGCCAGCTTGATCTTCAGGCCACCTCCTTTCTTTTCTGTTCTCTTATCAGTTGACAGTGTCTCTTTGATCTAGGATGAGTTCCTGTTTTCTACCTTCTCCGTGGTGTAGTTAGCTTCAGAGTAACAAGGGGCACCCCTCAGAAAACTagggttgaatataatgaaactccGATTTCTGGGCGAACCCTCGTGGCTCCCCGATTCATTCCCTCCCTTTCTAGGTCATCGAAAGGGGGCTTTGTGTGCGCTCTTTGACAGTGAGAGTATCTTTCCCACTTGAGGAAACAAAcgagtgggaggggtggggtgagTACAAACCTTCAGCCTGTTTTGGTTAGccgactttctgggtgccttcactGGTGAGGGGGCAGTGTCACCTGCTTCCTGTTCCTTTTTGTTGATGGGGCCCAGGTTTTGGCTCTGGTCCACGATAGGCTGAGGAACTCCAAAGCTGATGCAACCGAGTACAGTAGTTGGGAGCCATCTCGGCGAGACAACTTCAGGAAGCCACCAGAGctcgcccagaaattggcattatcCATACAAAATGATtggttatataataaaatgactgGAAGTAGTCCTAATTGGTTAGGAAGTGTGGGGCAAAAGAAATGGAACTGAAAGAAAGAGCACTTACATTTCTAACAATTACCCATCACATTATTATCTAAATCAGTGGCTCCCAACCTTTTTGGGAAGTGCCCAATATTCAAATACTCAAAAGACAcccaagggaggggggagggttgaaACTCACCAGTTGGGAGCCAGGGATCTAAATCATTAAAGTATTTCCCCACTTTCATGGGGGCAGAGAGTCATCAGCCCCACCCTAATATTGAAGATAAAATCTGCTGGATTTATCAAATAAGCAAACATAATAAACTTACCCCCCTGAAGTTGTCtgcgaggctggtgctgctgctggtgttgttgacgCTTCTGTAggcggagtggtggtagtggtggtagtactagttgttgtggttgtggtggaagtGGAAGAAGCTGTGGTAGCTGTTGTGGAAGTAGATGCTGCCTCAGATGATGCTTCTGTGGTAGGTGTACTCGTACTCTGGGAAAATAGTTTGATGGTAGAACTAATTACTGTACAGTAATTAGTGAAAGTATATTTTCACTGTACAGTGAAAATATACTGTAAAATATTTTCTCCCTAGATTTTTTTGGATGACAAATCACTCATTTGTACATAACAAATTATTAATTCAGTCTTAGTACCGAGACATGTGGTCATTTGTACTATGTTTGAAATAAGACCTTACCGGTGAAGTTTCTGTCGATTCCTGTGTAGAAGCAACATCTGGCTCCTCTATCACTGTGGGATCGGCAggaccaggtggtggtgctgccgcTTTGGGTTTTGTAACCATTATCACAAGGAATTTCTTATCGTCGATGTTATATGAATCGAGTGTCGTATCATCTTGTAGGATTTTACCTAAAAGATATAACATACAGTACTAATTTAGTAAATAGGGTAGTCACTGGCTACTTATTCCAAATTTTTCATTATTCCCTTTTCTTCAGCATTAGTAACTTAAAGTATACATGCTTCTAGCCATTAACCATTCCAATTAAGAATTCCAAACTACATGATGGAGGAAACTCATAAATTTCAAATGATCTAGCATTCATGACACTGGGCTAATGTTACATACCTGCATAAATAAGTTTCTGGCCAACAGCAGGATAATCTGTGCCTTTTTCTTTCTCAACTTTCTCTTTTAAGGCTCTGACCTGAGGGTAACAAAAGTAATGTTACattttaaaatattattaaaaatgaatatTAGGATATTTAATTCGGTTCCCAACAATACACTAAATGAGTTCCTTAAAGTAAAACAAATCGAATTATAAAGGAAGGAAGAAAAATAACTTTTGTGCTGTACATAGCTGAATAAGGGATGAAATTTTTACCTCACAGTAGAGGAGCTACAGATAAGTAATCTAGAAAACCCAACCCAGCCTTTTGCCAAGCATAAGGATGGGTTGACAAATGTTATGACACGCCTAAACATTTCTGAAGGATAATGAAATTATtgcatttacagaaaaaaaaacagGGTATTCTTTAAATTATTCCTCCTCTTCCACTGCCTACATCAAAGATTAAATTATGCGAACCATTTGTGCAAGTCAAAACAGAAGTGTCTTCTAAACGTTTTCTGTGAAAAATTAAGACTTTCTGCCAGATGCCGAAATATTGTATATTTCTTATTAATCAATCATTAGTAACATGCACTCTTCATAAATTAACCAAGTTTCCATTCTTAACTTTTTAAACTTAACCACGTTTAAAAAGAAGCGaatactggtgtgtgtgtacaggtaaATTACAAAAAAAATTTATCCTTTCAGTGTGCCGTGTTTGTCAAATGAACATAGCCATCTGCACAAATCTTAAAATATTTGAATTAAAATTTCATGTTTCTTCTTTGAATATGAACTACAAAATACAGTATGGCAAAAACAAAAATTACAAATTTCATATCCtttcttggatatatatatacacacaattttatattaaatttatatagggTTCCTAAAATTTTTATAGTTgcccttttttttttacattataaTATTCAGGGAAACTAACTAAATAAAGGTGAAGAAAATAAAATTCTTGTACttgatatttttataaatatttttgaTGTAATAACGCAAAATGCTCCAAAAATTTCTAGTTAATGACTATTTATACACACTGTAATAACGTTTATCCTATTATGTAGTAATGGCATATAAAATCTTGGTAATTACAGGTACAGTATTGAGTATAGCT contains the following coding sequences:
- the Rad23 gene encoding UV excision repair protein RAD23 homolog B isoform X5, whose amino-acid sequence is MVTKPKAAAPPPGPADPTVIEEPDVASTQESTETSPSTSTPTTEASSEAASTSTTATTASSTSTTTTTTSTTTTTTTPPTEASTTPAAAPASQTTSGGSVGSAESLLVMGEEFNRMVENIMEMGYERSQVERALRASFNNPYTAVQYLVDGIPPNLDEPASNPAAGGEGEEQVAAEGDPDPDEDPLNFLRSQPQFEQMRQMIRSNPSLLDAFIQQIGQTNPQLLHVIQENQEAFVRMLNEGGSSGGVSTGGSGNQGSGGGSSGGGGSGGVSGRAVPGQNAILVSPQDRDAIERLKALGNFPEDVVIQAYFACEKNENLAAEFLFSQTWD
- the Rad23 gene encoding UV excision repair protein RAD23 homolog A isoform X2; this translates as MVVLTLKNLQQQTFTVEIELSATVRALKEKVEKEKGTDYPAVGQKLIYAGKILQDDTTLDSYNIDDKKFLVIMVTKPKAAAPPPGPADPTVIEEPDVASTQESTETSPSTSTPTTEASSEAASTSTTATTASSTSTTTTTTSTTTTTTTPPTEASTTPAAAPASQTTSGGSVGSAESLLVMGEEFNRMVENIMEMGYERSQVERALRASFNNPYTAVQYLVDGIPPNLDEPASNPAAGGEGEEQVAAEGDPDPDEDPLNFLRSQPQFEQMRQMIRSNPSLLDAFIQQIGQTNPQLLHVIQENQEAFVRMLNEGGSSGGVSTGGSGNQGSGGGSSGGGGSGGVSGRAVPGQNAILVSPQDRDAIERLKALGNFPEDVVIQAYFACEKNENLAAEFLFSQTWD
- the Rad23 gene encoding UV excision repair protein RAD23 homolog B isoform X3, coding for MVVGRGGQAGPAVIYRGSSSLIIGSLWSPVRALKEKVEKEKGTDYPAVGQKLIYAGKILQDDTTLDSYNIDDKKFLVIMVTKPKAAAPPPGPADPTVIEEPDVASTQESTETSPSTSTPTTEASSEAASTSTTATTASSTSTTTTTTSTTTTTTTPPTEASTTPAAAPASQTTSGGSVGSAESLLVMGEEFNRMVENIMEMGYERSQVERALRASFNNPYTAVQYLVDGIPPNLDEPASNPAAGGEGEEQVAAEGDPDPDGVSTGGSGNQGSGGGSSGGGGSGGVSGRAVPGQNAILVSPQDRDAIERLKALGNFPEDVVIQAYFACEKNENLAAEFLFSQTWD
- the Rad23 gene encoding UV excision repair protein RAD23 homolog A isoform X1; translated protein: MVVGRGGQAGPAVIYRGSSSLIIGSLWSPVRALKEKVEKEKGTDYPAVGQKLIYAGKILQDDTTLDSYNIDDKKFLVIMVTKPKAAAPPPGPADPTVIEEPDVASTQESTETSPSTSTPTTEASSEAASTSTTATTASSTSTTTTTTSTTTTTTTPPTEASTTPAAAPASQTTSGGSVGSAESLLVMGEEFNRMVENIMEMGYERSQVERALRASFNNPYTAVQYLVDGIPPNLDEPASNPAAGGEGEEQVAAEGDPDPDEDPLNFLRSQPQFEQMRQMIRSNPSLLDAFIQQIGQTNPQLLHVIQENQEAFVRMLNEGGSSGGVSTGGSGNQGSGGGSSGGGGSGGVSGRAVPGQNAILVSPQDRDAIERLKALGNFPEDVVIQAYFACEKNENLAAEFLFSQTWD
- the Rad23 gene encoding UV excision repair protein RAD23 homolog B isoform X4; its protein translation is MVVLTLKNLQQQTFTVEIELSATVRALKEKVEKEKGTDYPAVGQKLIYAGKILQDDTTLDSYNIDDKKFLVIMVTKPKAAAPPPGPADPTVIEEPDVASTQESTETSPSTSTPTTEASSEAASTSTTATTASSTSTTTTTTSTTTTTTTPPTEASTTPAAAPASQTTSGGSVGSAESLLVMGEEFNRMVENIMEMGYERSQVERALRASFNNPYTAVQYLVDGIPPNLDEPASNPAAGGEGEEQVAAEGDPDPDGVSTGGSGNQGSGGGSSGGGGSGGVSGRAVPGQNAILVSPQDRDAIERLKALGNFPEDVVIQAYFACEKNENLAAEFLFSQTWD